Genomic DNA from Manihot esculenta cultivar AM560-2 chromosome 15, M.esculenta_v8, whole genome shotgun sequence:
CCCAAACACAATCTCATTTGTCTCACAGCTCTTTTCATAGTATGTGTTTGGTTTAGATGTACAATGCCTCTGATGATGCTGATGCTGTTACAGGTGATGGTGCTGCATCTGCATTTGCTGCTGCTGTTTCTGTTGGTCATGAATGGATAGGTTTTAGTTGGGGTAGGAGTTCTGGTTCCTATTGATGATGGCTCATCTTCATCTGGAATCACAAAACTTCCTTTCATTGGCCATGCATTTGAATGTTGGAGATGTTGCTGGTACTGGTATTGCTGTTGAACACAAGCCTCCCAATGGAACCAAAAACACCCCCGTCAGGTTTCTCACCTTCACATTCATTTGTAACTGAAAGCGGGCTGACTGATTTTGGAGGACCTTGGTATGGTGCATTTAGTGCAACTTTCTTTATATAAGCTGTTGAAtcctataaaagaaaaagaaaaggcatTTGAAACACTCTCAACATCCAAAGCATGCAACACATCATGCAGAcctcttttataaaaataagtttacGAACAGATGCTTCTTCGATTGCCAAAGACATGGGAGAAAATAACTCATTCTAAGctgaataatttcaaaattaataaactaaaaaaacaaaaagaaaagaaaaatctgaTCTGCTCATTTTAGACAAGATAGGAGCATTGCCTTTAATTATCTAAAGAGAGATTTACTTACATAATTGGAGGAAAATAGTGCTTGAACCCTGCGCTGCAACAATGCTACCATGTAACCAAAGAATGCTGCAGCAGCTAGCACTGCTACCCCTAAAATGACAAACACAAAACATAGATTTCCATGATCATAGGGAAACAAACATACATATGGATGCAAGTTGGAATATTTAGCTATACCTAAGTGGAAACTATCATCATATTGATAGCTACAATCTTCATCATGGAGTTGAATCTCTCGAATTGCCTGGTTTCCTCGATCTATAACAAAAAGAGAGCAGCTACTTCCAATATAAACCACATCaaaatcatttgaaaactttgcATCTTCACttggaccatcaacatgatcatCTCCATCAACCCATTTTCCACCTGCAATAGTTGTAATCCCTGCATAAAGATAGTTATATTTGTAACCGCTGTTAGGAATAGCCAGTGAAATTTCCAAAACCAAAAAGTCTATGAAATCAGAAGGTTTAGGATATAATGGAGGAAACATTTGCTGTTTCTCATAGACTCAAGTCCATGAACTTACCTCCATCACTTATCTTTCTGATAGCCATGTTCATTGTGTCTGCTATATATATGTTTCCTTGGTCATAGACTGTAAGGCCTTTCGGGTGGTTCATTCTTGCTTCTCTTAGCCTCCTATCTACATGTCCAGTGTACCCTTCAGATGATCCAGCAATCAGCTTGGGCCTTCTATCTGCATTTCCTCACTCCACCTCAGTAAATAATTAAAGACTGATAGGCTCTACATCTACCACAAATTTATTGCACTTTTCCAGGAAAAACCAGTAGATAATAGCAAAAGAACAAAGAGGAAGAATCTGCACCATTGAAAAACTTATCAGTTATCTTGTGAATAGTTACAGATTCTTTTTGAATGTTTAACAAGAGTAACTACCCTTGAAAAGCAACTATTGAAATTTGGTTCTCATTATTGAAATGGATTACGGCTTCAAGCTTCTTGAAGAAACTTGAATAACAGACTAATTTTTAAGTACACAACATAAAAAGATTAAAGATTGTGAAGAGATAAAGAGATATAACACGAGTGATTAGCAAGGTTGCTCTAATACACGAGTGATTAGAGACTTGTAGTTAACAAAAGCATATCATACACATTTGTAATCTTCCTTTTATTTCTCTCTCCTTTTGATGATAATTTGGAAACTGCCGACTGATTTAAAAAGACAGTGAATCAAAGAAAGAAATCCCAACTATGAAGCTACCTTGAGTTTGTACTGTATACATTTTCACCAAAATACAATTCAAGAACATTTCTAAAAGCAACTATGCAAAAATCAACTTACATCTAGATAATGGTGTTGGGATCTTGTAAATATTACTGTTCTCTGAATCCAAAACCAGAAGCTCTCCACTTGGAGATAACTCAACTGAGTATGGTTCAGTTCCAAGCTTACTTCCATCAAACACCGTCTCCACCGTGTATCCATCTTCAAATTTCATCATCGAACTGCTAGAGACAGCTGAAATATCGATACCCATAGAGTCCATCACATATAAAGAACCtccaaaaaagagaaaataacaaaATGAGGTCTTACAGGACGCGAGACCTGTATCTGTTTTAGTGTTGGATTTGAGAGACCAGAGGCACTTAACAAGTGCAGAGACGATATTGGATACAACCCCATTTACGATTTCTGCATGTATAGTAAAATGCAAAAAAGAGTTGAATTAAAAGATGTGTATAGAAACAGAGAAGTAAGCAAAAAATGCCAAGAACAAGAAGGGAAAAACGTAAGGAACAGAGTAAAATGTGAGCTTATACTTACTGGCAGGATGTGCGGCTGAAACTGAGGAAGGCAAAAACAATCCAATGTGAGCTTACACTATGGAGAAGCAAAAAGATGAAGGCAAAAACAATCCAATTCTTAAGCATTTTTGGGTTgtttccccccccccccccccccccccccccccctttctTTTTCCTCCTTAGCTGAGGAAGccgaaggagaaggagaaaatgCTCGGATGTGAAGAGTTAAGTTTCTCAGTCATTACTAATTACTCACTTGATGAGGCCCCACTGTTCTAGTTCGGGACTTTTCCTTCGTTTGCTTTTACATCGTAACTAGGCAAATTGCCCGcaacattaaatattaaaatattttatattattattattataaaattattttataaaataatataaattttttttatttatattttttatataaattcattctacttattaaaaaaaaataaattttcttttatatttaaattttaaattttaaattattgatcgataataatatatcataatatattattttatctcttaaaatttcaaataatatagaaagatattaattaaatatataatttattactataaaattttaaaataattgtagagaaaaattagaaattaatttttaattttaaaataaaaaattttaaatattaattaagtataaaatcatatataaagaaatttcattatataaaagaaattaaaaattttaatacttattattatataataaattatatacttattataataatttagatttaataatttaattatttaaaatttataacacttgatttaaagtattaaaaaatattattttattttttattatactttaattatttgtatttattttttataaattatttaaataaaataatattttatgcaattaattctattgattctttaattattttatactttatCACTTATAATtctctataaataaataaaaatatataacatttgttaattagatattatatataattttaaaaaatatcaaataaataaactacTGTTAGATAATAAAAACTTTTTACataatatatatctatataactTTATAAcagtgttttattttattatctaaatacctttttatattatagttttttttttttgaaatggagttatttaatttttataaacatatttttaatattttaattattattaaataaaaatacaataaattttttaataataaaatacgataaaaattttattatgatattatattaaaaaatagtagaaaattaaaaaattaataacaataaatatatgtatttattatattaaaaaatagaaaactaaAAAGTCATATATTAATAgtgatgataaaaataataaattttatttaatatatatatatattaattattattttatataaaaataaaattaaaatataaaaagttataaatttagatatatttaatagaaaaacaaagaaataacataactattgaatattaaatattattaaattgataattgaataaataagtaaattatatataaaaaaaagtttacaCTTGTGgtatataacaaaataaaataatattacatttaaatataaataatatttttaaagaaaaaagaaaaatattaattttaagtaacaattttattaaataattaggggtgtaaatgaattaaattattcgtGAACTATTTAAGATTCGACTcgataaaaattcaattgaactAGGCTAAATTTCTAAACGAGTCAAATTCACATGTAGTTTTTAGACTAATTTAGTAAATGAGacaaacttaaattttatagtGTTGGACTCTTTAATAACAGTGacaataaatataatagaaattCTATTTCTTAGAGTAGAGAATGGTAGAAAATTAAAAGGTAATACTATTAATAAtagtgattaaaaaataataaattatatttattatatatatattaattattattttatataaaaataaattgcaccACATGTGATAAATacgtaaaattaattatattatttatcaatctctcatatataaatttaatagtgaCACTTATCAAACTCTTATTAATGTATTTTAGAGTTcaattatatctatatatataaatttattatttagtaataataaaaaaataattaaaaaaatatattacaaattatttaaatggTATTATCAAGGAAAACAATCAACTCAGCTCTATCATATACAGAACTCAGAAAATTGCATAACATTTCTTTTGCTTTTGAAGCTGTACTGTATAACTTATAATTAGACAAAGTAGACCATCCCCACCTCTAGAGTTGATGCATGAGGTATGCTCAAAGCATAAGTTGGTCCTCTTGAATTTTTTCTCAAGAAATCATACCCATAATTAATCACTACTTTCTTCATCCAACTTGATCCTCTCTTTGCCCTCACGTACGAATGCCCCAGTATAAATGCCATTCCTGCTTCTCTTGCTTCCATTAATTCCTGCAACTCCTCTTTCACTTCCCTGTCAATGTGTGGACTTTCAGGCACAATGAACCTCACTCTCTTTCTTGCCCTTTTGGGAGACTGCATCTCCCTCATCTTTGAAGTTCCTACCATATCAGAAGAATATGCATCATCTTCACACAGTTTAATCCCTTCGAAATTCGAAGATGAAGTCCCAACAACTGTCATTTTTTCTTCGTCTCTCAAATCTTCTATTCCCATATTACATTCAGGCTTTTCTGACCTGATAAATTCAGCAATACTGCAGACAAGATCTTTCTCAAATTCCACATCATCCTTGTGAATGTCACGGTAACCATAACGTGCAATGCATCTATACAGACGGTACTCTTTTGGACCAACTCTTcccactaagaacctttcctcAGGTCTGACATGTGGCACTGCCACAGATTTGATGCAGAGGAAGACCACAACCTGGTGGAAAGCAGGAAGATTGGTGACAAAGTGAGAGAATATAGCTGGAATCCCAGAGACAAGCTCGGTATGAATGAGGCCAATCCCTCGAACCCTGACGATTCCAAGACTGGGACCTAGACTGAGGAGCCAGTTGATGGAGACCTTATTTTGAACATCAGCTTCATATTTCTTGAGTGTTCCATAATGCCAGACATACATAACAACTAGGAAGATAAAAGAAAGAGCAATAGGTACCCAAGCCCCTTCAAGGAACTTGATAAGGGATGCTGAGAAGTAGAGGGCTTCAATAGAGCCAAAGAAGAATATGAAACATATAGCTAGAAATACATTTTTGTGCCAGCATAGGACCATGACCAGAGACATTAGGCAGGTTGTTACCAGCATTACAGTTACAACTGCCAAACCTGCCAGATAATTAGAAAACAATGCTGTTAGCTTGGCCATAATTAGCGATTTCCAttcattacaataaaaaattgacTCAAAATTATCACCGAATTCAACAGATTTATACTAGTCAAGAATAGGTGAAATGATACCTGCTGCATTTCCCATGTGTTTTGTGTTTCTGAAACCAATTGTAACAGCCAAACATAACAGCATTAGTATCCAGTTCACCTCTGGAATGTAAATCTGCCCATGTATTTTCGATGAAGTGTGCACAATTTTGACCTTTGGGAAGCAACCAAGAGCAGAACACTGTTTGATTATTGAAAAAGTGCCAGTAATGATGGCTTGACTTCCCACCACTGCTGCGAGAATGGCAACTGCCAGGACAGGCCATCTTATTTTCTCTGAAATGATGAGAATGCCATTGGCTGCATTATTATACTTTAGGAAGATCAAGGGGAATGCCCTTTCAAAAATGATGACGCTGGTAACTTACCAGGTACAGATACATAGAAGCCGATCTGATAATCAGTTTCATTTATATGATGCTTAGAAAGATAAGCAGCTTGTCCCATATAAGCAAGAATCAAGGAAGGGTAAACCACAAAGGTAAAAGCAATCTGCAGAAGGTGAATTTCTGTTATAGTAGTTGATTGAAATTGTTATGAGTTCTGCAAgcaaattttatcattaattctTTTACTAACATATGAGTTACACAAGTGAAACTCATATAGTTATGAAGATAGTTATGCTTATGCAATTGCTTTAGGAGAAGTTTTGGAATTTTTCTGCTTAAATCTCTTGAAACTAAGATACAAAAGTTATATCAGTTACCTTGATCGACAATTGTGAGAAGTGCCCAAGATCAGCAAACATAGCTTCTGAGccttaaataaacaaaaaaaaaaaatgggcaTTAAAGAAGCATAATATGGGCTAGTAGATAAGTGGTGAGAGGACACAGTTTACATACAGACTTGTACCTGTTATACACAACAATATCCCACCTAAGGACATCCAACCTCCCCTCTGGGTCTTCTTCAAAAATTTGTACATGTAGTATGGGGACAGTGCTTGGTAAACATGGGGATTCCATTGCAAAATATTGTAGACGCCAATAGCACTTATGCATAACAGCCATGTAATCACTACAGGTGCAAAGAGGAATCCTACTCGGTGGGTTCCATAATGTTGGAGAGTGAACAAAAATACAAGTATTGCACAAACAACTGGCAGTTCAACATCTGCAGAATCGTTAACTTTTGCTAAATAAACAACCAGTCGTTTCAAAACATAAAGGAGATAATACTATTGCTGTTTTGacttgtagaaatataatattttgttatattttacaatagagattactaacctatttatacatgagagacggtaactaaactgaaaggaaaatcaagcatatgattatacaatccctgagattaagtaactaacccatctatcaatatttattttctatattaacatatttacttcctgtaTAACTAGTAACACTCCCCCTAAGTTGAATCATAGATATTTATCATACCCaacttgttaaaaaaatattttattcgaGACCCATTTAAAGTTTTGGTGAATAGATCACCCAATTGCTCTCCTGTTTTCACATAATTGGTGtggagattaaattttcttgaatcttTTCACGGATGAAATGACAGTCAACTTCAATATACTTAGTTCATTCATGGCATACTGGATTGGAAGTAATGTGAAGAGCAGTCTGATTATCAGGCCAAAGTTTCGTGGGTGATGCAACATTATACCAACTTCTTTCACTAGATAATTTATCCACAAAATTTCACAAGTCAATTGAGTCATGGCCCTATATTCTGACTCGGTACTGAATCTggataccacattttgcttcttactttttcaAGATACTAGGTTTTCTCCAATAAATACACAATAGCCTGTAGTcgaccttctatcacttttggatCCCGTCTAGTCAGCATCAGAAAAACACTCTAGTGCAGTATGCCCATGATCTCTGTAGAGTATACCAAGTCCAGGAGTCCCTTTTAGATAATATAGAATTTGTTCTAGAGCGGCCCAATGTTACATCGTAGGTGCAGACATGAACTGACTTACAACACTTACTGCAAAAGCAATATCTGGCCGAGTCATTATCATAAGGTAGTTCAGCTTTCCAACCAACCTCCTGTACCTCTCTGGATCATCATAAGAGTCTCCGTCATCTTTTGTAAGACATATATTAGGAATCATTAGTGTGCTACATGGTTTAGCTCCCATCTTTCCAGTTTCTGCAAGTAAGTCAAGAACATACTTCATTTGAGACAGGAAAATTCCCTTATAACTCCTCAAGACTTCGACTCTTAAGAAATATTTAAACTGACCCAAGTCTTTGGTATGAAAACTCGCATGCAAGTAGTTTTTGAGAGAAGAGATTCCAATATTATCATTCcctgtaatgacaatatcatcaacatatacaataaggagaataataccagtatctgaatttctatagaagacTGAATGGTCACACTTGCTTTTTTCCAACCCAAATTTTTAAACAACTTCACTGAACTTTCCAAACCATGCACGGGGACTCTactttaaaccatataaagatttcttcaaatggCAGACTTTCCCATACTCCCCCTGGGCAACAAACCTtggtggttgctccatatacacctcctcttggaggttactgtaacgaccccaaaaaggaccgtcaccggcgctaggattcaggtcggcttaaggccgccagaacccgtagcaagcctgctatactctctgtgtacctgtaacctcatacatgatcatatatttttagtgaaaataaaactcttttctgaaccaaggcttaacctgtgcatgcactatctctgtactctgtactcatgtactctgtactctgtatccctgactagagcttgctctagataggtaactcatacctgttaagcctggttttcacatacaggaaaacatataacatatacaaatcatgtaaaaaaaacatacattactaggtctaggtcaagcaacaactattacatctctttaattttacatgtccactctaagctattacatatctcttctctcttcctgtactctgctcgactgtccctgtacactgtacactgaacctgcaaaactggggttaagggagtgggatgagctctatagcccagtgagtagaacagtaatacATCTCAGTAaactatgatctcatggaatgcatcatatcacagacaagccacatcaagagtaaacctgtcaccacatagtcccagtaactctgtgccagggcgtagaatcgagcacctggtcttcctgtcatatatgtatatgtgtatataacacctgtaaacttaccattgccagggcgtagtcaaaggctcctggactttgctatatacctgccagggcgtagtcaaaggctcctggtctttgctatacgtgccagggcgtagtcaaaggctcctggtcttcctgtctgtgactattggatcattcagcatttactcacatcatcaaataccaatgcaatgcaacatattcgtgaagactaatgcaatcaacctatagcataaacatgatgcatgagatatgctaaaagcagtttgtgattcaattaaaagtcataagtttagttccactcacctctggctctggactgactgactctgcaggttctgaatctctggagcagtactcactgctgctctctctggttcctctggtctgtacctatacagatggactcaaatgagggaccaaactaacgtatcaatacttctattaaactccccaagaactccctgaaactcacttaactagccatgcaagaacatgcaaaagaaaagctggacagaacactttcggcggcaggttcggcggccgaatgtcctttccagagacgaaactcaagcaccttcggcggccgaatctcaagcttcggcggccgaaccctttcgggggcaagtttcgggggccaaaacatactccagagacgaaagtctctaaccttcggcggcaccttcggcggccgaatcccccaaacagagccgaacatgcacaactcacgggggcaagctatggcagcctaagccaccatgcaagaggttcggcggccgaatggactttcggctgccgaacctgagttcctccagaactcagtttcaacgacaaaccatctccttctttccttcaacttctcaaaccatgcaaacttcacctcctcaacatacatatactcaggtatatgatcacaggggtccaagactagctaataaccccaaacaacaaaacaaacataacatatacacatgtatacatgcataaaacatcaaaaacaccattaaaaacctaagcatgcatctccttcctccaatccccctaaaaccttcagaaaacatattcaagaacatcacttacctcctgtagtaagaaactacacactctgaacaagggaaaacggatcacctcctctcacaccctcaaactctctcaaactcactttttgcttcacaaccgttctaaacttggtgaatgagcaaactcctgcatgagctgctctaaACACTTGCAGAAGAGTCAGCAaaaacgtggctaattcatggcaagaatctgaggccaacatctgtcaaaagccatgactcagcttggctggccaactcatcgtcggctgcccactcacgtgcaagaccatgcaacattcgggggccgaacttcccttcggaagccaaacactttcggcggccgaacttactttcggcggccgaacttggctcatctgccttaggtcatttcaactcaaacacTCACTGCCCTTAGCCTAAAACATCTCATCAAACACAACACTTAAGACCATAAAACCcacttcgacatcctggattccactggTAAACAGGAATGCCGACACCGGACTcacgccgggtattacattctcccctccttacgaacattcgtcctcgaatgttcttaaacacataaaaacaaaacacaaggaggaaactaacctcaaaacaaacatggatactgctggagcatagactctcgcgtctcccaggtgcactcttctaaattatggtggttccataacactttcaccatcggaatctctttgttccttaactgtctgatctgcgtgtccagaatccgcactggctgctctaaataggtgagatctgtctgaatctccacctcaggctcattcagaacctgattcggatctgacacaaactgtcgtagcatagaaacatgaaataccgggtgaatcctttccatagaagtaggtaaatccagcttatacgacacatttccgatcctctgcaacacctcaaagggtccaatgtaccgtggagctaacttaccttttttcccaaaacgaaccactcctttcattggagacactttcagcaatacccaattaccctcctgaaactccaactgctttctacgaacgtctgcataacttttctgtctactctgagctgttctgattcgctctctgataatgggcaccattctactggtaaggtctactaactctggccctgcaagagccttctctcctacctcttcccagcaaacaggggatctgcacttcctcccatataaggcttcataaggagccattccaatgctagcatgatgactgttattgtaagcaaactccaccaaaggtagatgctgtctccaagaaccgccaaagtctaacacacataggcgaagcatatcctctatggtctggatggtcctttctgactgtccatcagtctgtgggtggaaagcagtactaaaatccaatctcgtgcccatcgcactttgcagactccgccaaaagcgagaagtaaactgaggtcctctgtctgaaactatagacactggaactccatgtaacctcactatctcatccagatagacctgtgctagcttatccacagaatagttactccgtactggaagaaaatgagcagatttcatgagtctgtccacaatcacccatatcgagtctatcctgttggacgctactggtaaacccactacaaaatccatggctatgttctcccatttccactctggaatcggtaatgggttaagcattcctgctggtttctgatgctctaatttcaccctctgacaaatctcacaggctgtcacaaactgcgccacttcttttttcatggctggccaccaataaatctgttttagatcctgatacatcttggtagctcctgggtgaatactatacttcgcattatgagcttccctcataatgtctttctTCACACTAcctctatctggtacacaaagtcgatttccatagcgaaggatccctttgctgtcaaatctaaactctgcactattgcctgactgaacagtcctggcaattttcatcaactcagggtcctcatgctgtctctgagctatctgctccagaaacacaggtgtcactctcatctgtgctatcaatgcacctgtaccagacaactctaactgtaacccctcggcaaagagcttataaagctctatcacaactggtctccgctctgctgctatatgggataaactgcctagtgacttccggcttagggcgtctgcgacaacattcgccttacccgggtgatactggatcttacaatcataatcactgagcaattcgacccatcttctctgccgcaaattcagttctctctgacttaagatgtactgtaaactcttgtgatcagtgaaaatctcgcatttaaccccgtagaggtaatgccgccacatcttaagtgcaaagataactgctgccatctcgaggtcatgggtagggtaattcaactcgtgcttcttcaactgtctagaagcataagcgattactctatcactctgcatcaatacacaacccaatcccactcgagatgcatcgcagaacactgtgaaatcctcatgactgacaggcagagctaacactggtgctgttgttaatcttctcttgagctcttcaaagctctcgtCACACTGGTCTgcccagataaacttctggttcttctgagtcaatttggtcataggagctgctatccttgagaagttctgcacgaacctcctgtagtaacctgccagtcccagaaagcttttaatctcagtcactgtagtgggtctgggccagttagctacagcctctatcttcttgggatctacctcaataccctctgctgatactacatgtcccaagaaggaaatactcctcaaccaaaactcacacttcgagaacttagcatataaaccatgctctctcagtgtctgcaaaactatccgcagatgctgggcatgctcctctgcatctctggaatacactaagatatcatcgataaatacaatgacaaagtgatccagaaactcactgaataccctgttcatgagatccataaatgctgcaggggcgttagtcaacccgaacggcatcactaaaaactcataatgcccatatctggtccgaaaagctgtcttaggcacatctgcctctctgactctcaactgatgatacccagatctcagatctattttcgagaaacaacctgctccagctagctggtcaaatagatcatcaatccgaggtaagggatacctattcttgatagtgaccttgttcaactgtctgtagtcgatacaaagtctaagggatccatccttctttctgacaaagagcactggcgcaccccaaggtgaggtactagggcggatgaaacccttatctaccaagtcctgcaactgtgctttTAACTcggttaactcagctggcgccatcctgtagggaggaa
This window encodes:
- the LOC110607841 gene encoding uncharacterized protein LOC110607841; its protein translation is MMKFEDGYTVETVFDGSKLGTEPYSVELSPSGELLVLDSENSNIYKIPTPLSRYRRPKLIAGSSEGYTGHVDRRLREARMNHPKGLTVYDQGNIYIADTMNMAIRKISDGGITTIAGGKWVDGDDHVDGPSEDAKFSNDFDVVYIGSSCSLFVIDRGNQAIREIQLHDEDCSYQYDDSFHLGVAVLAAAAFFGYMVALLQRRVQALFSSNYDSTAYIKKVALNAPYQGPPKSVSPLSVTNECEGEKPDGGVFGSIGRLVFNSNTSTSNISNIQMHGQQHQHHQRHCTSKPNTYYEKSCETNEIVFGAVQEQDGRREAVVIKAVDYGDPLYNHHIIGPRINYVGYTHGY